In the genome of Xiphias gladius isolate SHS-SW01 ecotype Sanya breed wild chromosome 1, ASM1685928v1, whole genome shotgun sequence, the window agaaaacaattttataCAGTAATGCCACCACAAATGATATCATTAGCTGTGTTTTGAGAcaaatttgttcatttgtagTCCCGGTACAGTCCAGCAATCCCATGAAGATGCTCCTGGGACtcacaaatttaaatatgaCTGATCCAGTATGAGACatttcatcagatttttttattttctttgtttgtttttgggtttgtttgttttttttacacagtttcaattttcaaaagaaaacactgaaacacctCCCCCTCTCTCAGCTTATCTAGCCTGACTTTCCTCACAATGCCTCTTTGATACAGATATATGACAcccctgcatgtgtgtgcatgcgcatttgtgtgtgctcatgtttgtgtgttacattCCCTTTCCACTCtgtccctccttctcctcttttctccatcacgagtctgtctctgtcagagaatttgcattttatgctgtaatgtttttcttttttctgtttattttctgagcAGAAATATTAAGCAGTGTCATATCAGATTTGATTATATATATGTCTCCGCTTCAGCATTGATTgtcttgaaaaagaaaacttctgCTGTGTTAATCCAGGTGTCAATCCTGTCTAAGCTTGTGTGTAAACTCCGGCTTAAGTTGCAGACTATTATAACCCTCGAAATGAGAAGGGGTCGAGCTAAATATGTGAAGAATTTGTCCATATGGTTGGGTGCAAAGAAGAAAGATGTACACTGTGCTTCAAATGTGAAGGTTTGTGGATTGTTTTCAACTGCATATATATGGcttttcagcacaaactgaaaGGTATGCTGTATGTCAGATTTAATTCCTTAACACTTAAAATCAGAGGTTGGAATACCTTCAGTAATTTAgcctttaaaagtaaaatgtcttATGAATGTGCAAAGTGTAGTATGAAATATCGTCAGTGATAAACAGAAATAAGTACAAGGTTTGCACAATACTTTAACATTATCATTGTTTTAATACTATtgttgatattattattattattattattattattattatatttacaatattaaataatgtaaaagaaaatataagttCAGCTGGatcaaagtttttctgttttttttcattccaacATCTTTACTAACAGTTACATTAGAATTCAGTTCCTTTGTTTATAATGACATCCTCAACAAAACAGGACATCCAATAGCTAAATGACATCAATCTGGTAGTTTCACTTTCTAACCCACTATTGATTTTTTGACACTGACTTCCTTTGGTGACAGAAGTTCCCTGAGGCACTTGctgaaatacaaatgtttttatgaagaCTGTAAGAGAATTTGAACAGttgctgcagacagacagcctCGCCTGCTTTTGGTAATCTGCTAACACAAGAACACATTTTCATATGAACTCAATAACCCTGAGaactaaaacttttgaccaatAACAGAGTGCAAGTTTCAGACTCATTCACTGGGGCTTAAGATCTGACTAAGTGCATTTACAGCAACAAATTCAGTCTTGTAAGACTGTGTGCTTCCAGTGCTGCATATTAACTAATTTAGAAAGAAACTATTCTCcccaaaataagaaaataatttgtgaGAAAGGTAGAATCAGTCCttgcctgtatttatttacagcaccgtgatatttcagtttaacGGATTTGTAAACAGCTGCGACTCTgtacactgtttaaaaaaagtagtCTGATTCCTTTAACGCAGAGACAATTTGCCAtcaatgaaatgtcaaacagcCGTTAAGTCCCATAAGGCTGAACTCCCAGAAAACACAACTATTTagagtttaaatgtttaaacttttaatcaatTACAGCAACAGAGTTAGGAGTGATAATGTGTTAAGtaacaaaatacaaagtatTCAAAGGACATCATGTTGAATTTTCCAAGATATATCAAGATGgtaaaaaagaatacattttagGTTCACACCAATGTAAAAATGCCTCTCAGGGGACTGTAGAccaattattaaattaaaacagcGTGGGGAGAAATAAATGATGCCTTTACAGAGTAGCACAAATATtctataaaatttaaatgtatttgttggtGAACAGTAATAGAAAATGGAACACAGTTTTTAATCAGATATACGGTTTATCAAACTTGTGCAAAATCGCAATGTAtgatatttcattaaaattacataTGTTTTAGAAGTAGGCTAAATtgcaatcaatcaatcaatcaatcaataaataaataacgaTAACCAAGTGTTCAAAAGTGTTATTGACCGATGTCAGCCACTTCTGCGTTAACTCAGTGGCTGTTGGGAGATCTGGGCTTCCTGATTCATCTaacatgttattattattattggatgCTGAGGAAAAATCCTAGAATGCACCAGTTCAATAAAAGACacagtgaaagagagggaagaagtgAAGAAATTGTCCTTGTGGAGCACCTGTATCCCTGCATCGCTGCGGGTCATCCAGTCCTGCAGGGGGCGACAGTAGCTCCTGCTTGTGCCCAACTGCGTCACTTCCACCAAAACAGACGGGACGAGGGACTTGAACTTTCAGAGGCATGAAGTGAGAACTAACAAGACGCTGTGGGAGTCGTAGAATGAACGCCAGCCTGAAGCACTGGAGGGAGGCGGCCACGCTCATTTTAGCCGCCGGCCGCAGGCTCGGCGCGGACAGTTTACCGTCAGGGACGCCGCTGACGGCCGCTCCAGGTCCCCCGCTCGGCAGCAGCCACGGGCGGTCGCACCTGCCGCACAGCTCCTGCTTCGACTACGACGTTTTGATGCTAAAACGAAGCAGTAAAAGTGGGTTTATGCCCAATGCGTATGTGTTTCCCGGTGGCGTGGTGGACTCCTCGGACTTTTCGAGTGAGTGGCTGGACATTTTCAAATCTTTCCGGAGCTCTCCCGGTTTTGGCTTGAGAAGTGTCACGCAACCGCCGGAGACCAGACCGCCAGTCTTCGCCACAGACCGACTGAAACTGGGCTCTCCTATCCCGGGAGATGTCGCCTTCAGGATCTGCGCCCTGAGGGAGACGTTCGAGGAGACCGGTGTGCTGCTGGTTGTGTCTAAACCGGATGAGGAGAGCTTGTTGAAGAGCATAGAGGACAGGTGTGCCACGGCCCAAGCGCCGCACCGCGACGTAAACGAGCTGCACGGGAGTGAACTCACCAGGTGGAGGGCTCTGGTGAACCAAGACCCCTCGAACTTCCTCAGGATGTGCAGAGAGCTGGAGGTGTTGCCCAACATCTGGGCCTTACACGAATGGGCCAACTGGCTGACCCCCGCGGAACGATACGGCGCGACGAGATTTGACACCGCTTTCTTCGTCTGCTGCCTGCAGGAGACCCCACACAACACAGTCCAGGATGAAAGGGAAATAGTGGGCTTTCAGGTAACACTGGAAATCCAGTCCGTGTGTTTATTGAACACATCAGACGTTGACATAAGTG includes:
- the nudt19 gene encoding nucleoside diphosphate-linked moiety X motif 19 gives rise to the protein MNASLKHWREAATLILAAGRRLGADSLPSGTPLTAAPGPPLGSSHGRSHLPHSSCFDYDVLMLKRSSKSGFMPNAYVFPGGVVDSSDFSSEWLDIFKSFRSSPGFGLRSVTQPPETRPPVFATDRLKLGSPIPGDVAFRICALRETFEETGVLLVVSKPDEESLLKSIEDRCATAQAPHRDVNELHGSELTRWRALVNQDPSNFLRMCRELEVLPNIWALHEWANWLTPAERYGATRFDTAFFVCCLQETPHNTVQDEREIVGFQWSTPSEILQSYQAQELWIAPPQFYELSRMCRLPSLNDLHDFARWRATEGCERWLPVYFLKEEHYIVLLPGDKLYQSNTSGKTQVDTSTDPQPEDPQGDTALHRMVILNPYSAKLQITITPKYNHLHPVVEPALSRDSRSQL